One genomic window of Deltaproteobacteria bacterium includes the following:
- a CDS encoding CsgG/HfaB family protein produces MTGIRRNISVTLLLLCAFLVPRADAGQLVSPAEREWAKKAVAEEKSLSAPAGKNTVAVLYFRNGTGDPSLDPMRKGIPLLLVTDLSGVPGLSVIERTRLQALNEETGLGASGLVETGTAPRVGKLLGARWLVGGEIGREKPTRIDLTSNVADVPAGTTTGKTSAGGEIEQLFEVEKDLLFGVLKLLDVKVTPEEEQRLRKPCSKSVTALAALFLGVDAGDRGELDKAEGYYRKALQVDPGVCIASDALKEIESVRASGKRSRQLLKTLRDGTTLTDSLTTKEPLLRGGKPLDIPGTRTSPTNINLTFP; encoded by the coding sequence ATGACCGGGATCCGTCGAAATATTTCCGTTACGCTCCTGCTTCTATGCGCCTTCCTCGTCCCGCGGGCCGATGCGGGACAACTGGTGTCCCCCGCGGAGAGGGAGTGGGCGAAGAAGGCCGTCGCCGAGGAGAAATCGCTCTCCGCGCCGGCGGGAAAAAACACCGTCGCGGTTCTCTACTTCCGCAACGGAACCGGCGACCCGTCCCTCGACCCGATGCGAAAGGGGATCCCCCTGCTGCTCGTCACCGACCTGTCCGGCGTCCCCGGCCTTTCGGTCATCGAGCGGACGCGGCTGCAGGCCCTGAACGAGGAGACGGGGCTGGGAGCCTCCGGCCTGGTCGAGACGGGGACCGCGCCCCGGGTCGGGAAGCTGCTGGGCGCCCGTTGGCTCGTGGGGGGTGAGATCGGGCGGGAGAAGCCGACCCGGATCGACCTCACCTCGAACGTGGCCGACGTCCCGGCGGGAACGACGACCGGGAAAACGTCCGCCGGGGGAGAGATCGAACAGCTCTTCGAGGTGGAGAAAGACCTCCTCTTCGGCGTGCTGAAGCTGCTCGACGTGAAGGTAACGCCGGAAGAGGAACAGCGGCTCCGCAAGCCGTGTTCGAAAAGCGTGACGGCGCTGGCCGCCCTCTTCCTCGGCGTCGATGCCGGCGACCGCGGCGAGCTCGACAAGGCGGAAGGGTACTATCGGAAAGCGCTCCAGGTCGATCCGGGCGTCTGCATCGCCTCCGACGCGCTGAAGGAGATCGAGTCGGTCCGGGCCTCCGGGAAACGGAGCCGGCAGCTTCTCAAGACGCTTCGCGACGGGACGACCCTCACCGATTCGTTGACCACGAAAGAGCCGCTGCTCCGGGGTGGAAAGCCGCTGGACATCCCCGGGACGAGGACGTCCCCGACCAACATCAACCTGACGTTTCCCTGA